The Palaemon carinicauda isolate YSFRI2023 chromosome 37, ASM3689809v2, whole genome shotgun sequence genome contains a region encoding:
- the LOC137628984 gene encoding uncharacterized protein, with the protein MKTAVLLASMIILLSMEVRAARFSDDDNLFDVLADDAISSNSNNKKNNSINGIRNSNKNNSNNGIRNNNKNNSDRNDLDNGNDIGNVFTNSNDNGNGSSDADNESMTDTSGGLSFNSLFSNVGTTIFTVTGVSILATLLLMLLMGYDFGSLLGRLDNNFGASSFIAPNYPYDEGLDNYPPPVILARRSYAALTPVIEAITSAYKKYQGKY; encoded by the exons ATGAAGACGGCCGTCTTGTTAGCATCGATGATTATCCTCTTGTCCATGGAGGTCAGAGCTGCCAGATTTTCCGACGACGACAATCTGTTTGACGTCCTGGCTGACGACGCCATCAGCAGCAATAGCAACAATAAGAAGAAcaacagtattaatggaattagaaacagcaacaagaacaacagTAATAATGGAATTagaaacaacaacaagaacaacagcgaCAGGAATGACCTCGACAACGGCAATGACATAGGGAACGTCTTCACTAACAGCAATGACAACGGCAATGGATCCTCAGACGCAGACAACGAGTCCATGACCGATACCTCGGGAGGCCTTTCTTTCAACAGCCTCTTCTCGAACGTTGGAACCACCATCTTCACCGTGACCGGGGTGTCCATCTTGGCCACCCTCCTCTTGATGCTCCTCATGGGATACGACTTCGGTTCCCTCCTCGGCCGTTTGGATAACAACTTCGGAGCCTCGTCTTTCATTGCTCCAAATTATCCATATGACGAAGGATTGGATAACTACCCACCCCCTGTAATCCTTGCCAGGAG ATCGTACGCTGCTTTAACTCCTGTCATTGAAGCCATCACCTCAGCTTACAAGAAATACCAAGGAAAATATTAG